One Oncorhynchus nerka isolate Pitt River linkage group LG5, Oner_Uvic_2.0, whole genome shotgun sequence genomic window carries:
- the zgc:92380 gene encoding keratin, type I cytoskeletal 18 isoform X2 gives MSRNSAFSMFGGAGGRGSRVSVASLEGLRNAMRSDPENSKEVSPAPGPAPDDKKTMKGLNDRLSGYLGRVRNLEEANKDLEDQIQDILDKRGDPNGRDWDVVEKPLNDLRKKLRDMTMDNARLLLQMDNTKLANDDFKNKLDNEKQARKTVEKDLIGLKKVIDDTNLNRMQLESQIESVKEELAFLKKDHKDDVDELRKKIKDSNVLVEFDSQDNNLSDTLNKIRSQYEKLAKKNLKDTDDWYQSKFDSIKVEVVENNEALHSGKNELKDLRRQRHLLEIDIQSTMSMVHSHEESLKDMEGRYNREMTRLNKILLQLEGELVQVRTQVERHVDDYQELLHVKMKLEAEIENYRSLMHDIAPDDSVDFSLEQAVNCGKYWTSALLNHLI, from the exons ATGTCTAGGAACAGTGCCTTCAGCATGTTCGGTGGGGCCGGGGGAAGAGGCTCCAGGGTGTCTGTGGCCAGTCTGGAGGGGCTACGGAACGCCATGCGCTCTGACCCGGAGAATTCGAAGGAGGTCTCTCCTGCCCCCGGGCCCGCCCCGGATGATAAGAAGACCATGAAGGGTCTCAACGACCGTCTGTCCGGCTACCTGGGCAGGGTGAGGAACCTGGAGGAAGCCAACAAAGATCTGGAGGACCAGATTCAGGACATCTTGGACAAGAGAGGAGACCCCAACGGCCGCGACTGGGATGTGGTTGAGAAACCATTGAATGACCTCAGGAAGAAG CTCCGTGATATGACCATGGATAATGCACGTTTGTTACTGCAAATGGACAACACCAAACTGGCCAATGATGACTTCAAAAACAA GCTGGACAACGAGAAGCAGGCCAGGAAGACTGTGGAGAAGGATCTGATTGGTCTGAAGAAGGTGATTGACGACACCAACCTGAACCGCATGCAGCTGGAGAGCCAGAtcgagtctgtgaaggaagagcTCGCCTTCCTCAAGAAGGACCATAAGGAT GACGTTGATGAGCTGCGTAAGAAGATCAAGGACTCCAACGTCCTCGTGGAGTTTGACtcccaggacaacaacctgaGTGATACACTCAACAAGATCCGCTCCCAGTACGAGAAACTGGCCAAGAAGAACCTCAAGGATACCGACGACTGGTACCAGAGCAAG tttgACAGCATCAAGGTAGAGGTGGTTGAGAATAATGAGGCTCTGCATTCAGGCAAGAATGAGCTCAAAGACCTGCGCAGACAGAGACACCTTCTGGAGATAGACATACAGTCTACAATGAGCATG GTCCACTCCCACGAGGAATCTCTGAAGGACATGGAAGGGCGGTACAACCGTGAGATGACTCGCCTCAATAAGATCCTGCTGCAGTTGGAGGGAGAGCTGGTCCAGGTGAGGACGCAGGTGGAGAGGCATGTGGATGACTACCAGGAGCTGCTTCACGTCAAGATGAAGCTGGAAGCCGAGATCGAGAACTACCGCAGCCTAATGCACGACATCGCCCCTGATGACAG CGTGGACTTTTCTTTAGAGCAGGCAGTGAATTGTGGTAAGTACTGGACATCGGCCCTACTGAACCATCTGATCTGA
- the zgc:92380 gene encoding keratin, type I cytoskeletal 18 isoform X1, which translates to MSRNSAFSMFGGAGGRGSRVSVASLEGLRNAMRSDPENSKEVSPAPGPAPDDKKTMKGLNDRLSGYLGRVRNLEEANKDLEDQIQDILDKRGDPNGRDWDVVEKPLNDLRKKLRDMTMDNARLLLQMDNTKLANDDFKNKLDNEKQARKTVEKDLIGLKKVIDDTNLNRMQLESQIESVKEELAFLKKDHKDDVDELRKKIKDSNVLVEFDSQDNNLSDTLNKIRSQYEKLAKKNLKDTDDWYQSKFDSIKVEVVENNEALHSGKNELKDLRRQRHLLEIDIQSTMSMVHSHEESLKDMEGRYNREMTRLNKILLQLEGELVQVRTQVERHVDDYQELLHVKMKLEAEIENYRSLMHDIAPDDRAAQLPKKALMKDEVDGKEVPKKTEAAATQKSLPPIQEAPTKKTEAPATQESLPESPSSPQPRSL; encoded by the exons ATGTCTAGGAACAGTGCCTTCAGCATGTTCGGTGGGGCCGGGGGAAGAGGCTCCAGGGTGTCTGTGGCCAGTCTGGAGGGGCTACGGAACGCCATGCGCTCTGACCCGGAGAATTCGAAGGAGGTCTCTCCTGCCCCCGGGCCCGCCCCGGATGATAAGAAGACCATGAAGGGTCTCAACGACCGTCTGTCCGGCTACCTGGGCAGGGTGAGGAACCTGGAGGAAGCCAACAAAGATCTGGAGGACCAGATTCAGGACATCTTGGACAAGAGAGGAGACCCCAACGGCCGCGACTGGGATGTGGTTGAGAAACCATTGAATGACCTCAGGAAGAAG CTCCGTGATATGACCATGGATAATGCACGTTTGTTACTGCAAATGGACAACACCAAACTGGCCAATGATGACTTCAAAAACAA GCTGGACAACGAGAAGCAGGCCAGGAAGACTGTGGAGAAGGATCTGATTGGTCTGAAGAAGGTGATTGACGACACCAACCTGAACCGCATGCAGCTGGAGAGCCAGAtcgagtctgtgaaggaagagcTCGCCTTCCTCAAGAAGGACCATAAGGAT GACGTTGATGAGCTGCGTAAGAAGATCAAGGACTCCAACGTCCTCGTGGAGTTTGACtcccaggacaacaacctgaGTGATACACTCAACAAGATCCGCTCCCAGTACGAGAAACTGGCCAAGAAGAACCTCAAGGATACCGACGACTGGTACCAGAGCAAG tttgACAGCATCAAGGTAGAGGTGGTTGAGAATAATGAGGCTCTGCATTCAGGCAAGAATGAGCTCAAAGACCTGCGCAGACAGAGACACCTTCTGGAGATAGACATACAGTCTACAATGAGCATG GTCCACTCCCACGAGGAATCTCTGAAGGACATGGAAGGGCGGTACAACCGTGAGATGACTCGCCTCAATAAGATCCTGCTGCAGTTGGAGGGAGAGCTGGTCCAGGTGAGGACGCAGGTGGAGAGGCATGTGGATGACTACCAGGAGCTGCTTCACGTCAAGATGAAGCTGGAAGCCGAGATCGAGAACTACCGCAGCCTAATGCACGACATCGCCCCTGATGACAG AGCCGCCCAGCTACCTAAGAAAGCCTTGATGAAGGATGAGGTTGATGGAAAGGAGGTCCCCAAAAAGACAGAAGCTGCGGCAACTCAGAAAAGTCTCCCTCCAATCCAAGAGGCCCCCACAAAGAAGACCGAAGCCCCTGCAACTCAAGAGAGCCTCCCTGAATCCCCCTCCTCACCTCAACCCCGATCCCTCTAG
- the zgc:92380 gene encoding keratin, type I cytoskeletal 18 isoform X3 yields the protein MSRNSAFSMFGGAGGRGSRVSVASLEGLRNAMRSDPENSKEVSPAPGPAPDDKKTMKGLNDRLSGYLGRVRNLEEANKDLEDQIQDILDKRGDPNGRDWDVVEKPLNDLRKKLRDMTMDNARLLLQMDNTKLANDDFKNKLDNEKQARKTVEKDLIGLKKVIDDTNLNRMQLESQIESVKEELAFLKKDHKDDVDELRKKIKDSNVLVEFDSQDNNLSDTLNKIRSQYEKLAKKNLKDTDDWYQSKFDSIKVEVVENNEALHSGKNELKDLRRQRHLLEIDIQSTMSMVHSHEESLKDMEGRYNREMTRLNKILLQLEGELVQVRTQVERHVDDYQELLHVKMKLEAEIENYRSLMHDIAPDDSVDFSLEQAVNCEPPSYLRKP from the exons ATGTCTAGGAACAGTGCCTTCAGCATGTTCGGTGGGGCCGGGGGAAGAGGCTCCAGGGTGTCTGTGGCCAGTCTGGAGGGGCTACGGAACGCCATGCGCTCTGACCCGGAGAATTCGAAGGAGGTCTCTCCTGCCCCCGGGCCCGCCCCGGATGATAAGAAGACCATGAAGGGTCTCAACGACCGTCTGTCCGGCTACCTGGGCAGGGTGAGGAACCTGGAGGAAGCCAACAAAGATCTGGAGGACCAGATTCAGGACATCTTGGACAAGAGAGGAGACCCCAACGGCCGCGACTGGGATGTGGTTGAGAAACCATTGAATGACCTCAGGAAGAAG CTCCGTGATATGACCATGGATAATGCACGTTTGTTACTGCAAATGGACAACACCAAACTGGCCAATGATGACTTCAAAAACAA GCTGGACAACGAGAAGCAGGCCAGGAAGACTGTGGAGAAGGATCTGATTGGTCTGAAGAAGGTGATTGACGACACCAACCTGAACCGCATGCAGCTGGAGAGCCAGAtcgagtctgtgaaggaagagcTCGCCTTCCTCAAGAAGGACCATAAGGAT GACGTTGATGAGCTGCGTAAGAAGATCAAGGACTCCAACGTCCTCGTGGAGTTTGACtcccaggacaacaacctgaGTGATACACTCAACAAGATCCGCTCCCAGTACGAGAAACTGGCCAAGAAGAACCTCAAGGATACCGACGACTGGTACCAGAGCAAG tttgACAGCATCAAGGTAGAGGTGGTTGAGAATAATGAGGCTCTGCATTCAGGCAAGAATGAGCTCAAAGACCTGCGCAGACAGAGACACCTTCTGGAGATAGACATACAGTCTACAATGAGCATG GTCCACTCCCACGAGGAATCTCTGAAGGACATGGAAGGGCGGTACAACCGTGAGATGACTCGCCTCAATAAGATCCTGCTGCAGTTGGAGGGAGAGCTGGTCCAGGTGAGGACGCAGGTGGAGAGGCATGTGGATGACTACCAGGAGCTGCTTCACGTCAAGATGAAGCTGGAAGCCGAGATCGAGAACTACCGCAGCCTAATGCACGACATCGCCCCTGATGACAG CGTGGACTTTTCTTTAGAGCAGGCAGTGAATTGTG AGCCGCCCAGCTACCTAAGAAAGCCTTGA